The following are encoded together in the Vigna unguiculata cultivar IT97K-499-35 chromosome 2, ASM411807v1, whole genome shotgun sequence genome:
- the LOC114171977 gene encoding protein NUCLEAR FUSION DEFECTIVE 6, chloroplastic/mitochondrial, translating to MAVAANSARKTIQRVSSASRTLFSRRSSHPIKLNELPSPPKERSLSFSRLPVQLAGAQLSLTPLHSATASALFTSLLSLHNTNWGCLSEGFATPL from the exons ATGGCGGTGGCGGCCAATTCTGCTAGAAAAACCATCCAACGAGTCTCTTCTGCTTCCAGAACCCTCTTCTCGCGTCGATCTTCACACCCCATTAAGCTCAATGAACTTCCCTCTCCTCCCAAAGAACGCTCCCTCTCGTTTTCCCG GCTTCCGGTGCAGTTGGCTGGTGCACAATTGTCTCTGACGCCGTTGCATAGTGCTACTGCCTCTGCTTTGTTCACTTCTCTGCTTTCTTTGCACAATACCAACTGGGGTTGTCTTTCAGAAG GTTTTGCCACACCCCTATAA